The Desulfosporosinus acidiphilus SJ4 genome has a window encoding:
- a CDS encoding redox-sensing transcriptional repressor Rex — MKTLKIPEATIIRLSVYSRHLTDVDRKGIITTSSGDIAEGVGVSPAQVRKDLAYFGEFGTRGVGYNVKDLRQHILRILGLSVDWSVALVGAGHLGLALSSYKGFRERGFIITSIFDSDPSKVGTKIGDVEVLPIEQLEEITRQNQTQIGIIAVPSAVAQDIADKLIKAGVQAILNFAPVVLNVPPEIELRNVDLAVNLEVLTFNVGAQRF; from the coding sequence TTGAAAACGCTAAAAATCCCGGAGGCCACGATTATTCGACTCTCAGTTTACTCACGACATCTGACAGACGTCGATAGAAAAGGAATAATTACCACCTCATCAGGGGATATCGCAGAAGGAGTCGGTGTCAGCCCCGCACAAGTCCGGAAAGACCTGGCTTATTTTGGAGAGTTTGGAACAAGGGGTGTGGGGTATAACGTCAAAGATCTCCGTCAACATATTCTTAGAATTCTTGGTTTAAGTGTTGACTGGAGTGTTGCTTTGGTCGGGGCCGGGCACTTAGGTTTGGCGTTAAGTTCATACAAAGGCTTTCGTGAGAGAGGGTTCATTATCACCAGTATTTTTGATTCGGATCCAAGCAAGGTCGGAACAAAAATCGGTGATGTGGAAGTCTTGCCGATTGAACAACTGGAAGAAATTACGAGACAAAACCAAACGCAAATCGGTATTATAGCCGTACCATCGGCGGTAGCTCAAGATATTGCAGATAAACTTATTAAAGCCGGCGTGCAGGCAATCTTGAATTTTGCACCGGTAGTTTTGAATGTTCCGCCTGAGATTGAGCTGCGTAATGTTGATCTTGCCGTTAATCTTGAAGTACTTACCTTTAACGTAGGGGCCCAAAGATTTTAG
- a CDS encoding SPOR domain-containing protein, with protein MKNFERLRILAALVLGIIGLGLLTWGIGKVYLELVGHSGGITAQKVKNGGRPADQTDIFVLSKATFWTCQIGIFKSEENAQSCLKQLKELSYSGGIISHNPWIVVLGLGHTAEELNGLKQALAEKGIHALIKQVKLPERTFRVTGNGSHLTMELLANVNAILQEGINSQRLAEEFQLWNSLAGDYSPSQLVQLHNIYNLLREKSDPEEQHLLGLSLYFEAMRIINKFSGNNS; from the coding sequence ATGAAAAACTTTGAGCGTCTGCGCATCCTCGCGGCGTTGGTCTTGGGAATCATCGGCCTAGGTTTATTGACTTGGGGAATCGGAAAAGTATACTTAGAACTTGTCGGGCATTCGGGAGGAATAACTGCTCAAAAAGTAAAAAACGGCGGCCGCCCAGCAGATCAAACAGATATCTTCGTGTTGTCTAAAGCAACGTTTTGGACCTGCCAGATTGGTATTTTTAAAAGCGAAGAAAATGCTCAGTCTTGTCTAAAACAACTTAAGGAATTGTCCTATTCCGGTGGGATAATCAGTCATAATCCCTGGATTGTTGTCCTTGGCTTAGGTCACACAGCCGAGGAATTAAACGGATTGAAGCAGGCTCTGGCAGAAAAGGGAATCCACGCCTTAATCAAACAAGTGAAACTTCCGGAACGGACATTTCGAGTGACAGGAAATGGCTCTCACTTGACGATGGAACTTCTGGCCAATGTAAATGCAATTTTGCAGGAGGGGATTAATTCTCAAAGATTAGCCGAAGAATTTCAACTATGGAACAGTCTTGCCGGAGATTATTCTCCATCACAATTAGTTCAGCTTCACAATATCTATAATCTGCTTCGAGAGAAAAGTGATCCGGAAGAACAACATTTACTTGGATTATCCTTGTATTTTGAAGCAATGAGGATTATAAATAAGTTTTCTGGAAATAATAGTTAG
- a CDS encoding inorganic phosphate transporter produces the protein MTNIGALLVIVVFLALTFDYINGFHDTANAIATSVSTRALSPKHAVVLAAAFNLLGALVSTGVAQTIAKDIVSPTLTTQEVIIAGLLSAITWNLLTWYLGIPSSSSHAIVGGIAGAAAAKAGFAVLHWEGLGKIITALIFSPIIGMILGFIIMKVLNIFFGSFSPSRVNHGFKKMQLLSASMLAFNHGSNDAQKSMGIITMTLIATGIQAQTVLAPPLWVKLACALAMSLGTAAGGWKIIHTMGGKIFKLEPINGFAADLSSSIVIWTATVFPSLHLPVSTTHVVSGSIMGVGSAKRVSAVRWGIAQQMLIAWVVTIPTTAAIAALYYFVVSRIM, from the coding sequence ATGACTAATATTGGCGCATTGTTAGTAATTGTTGTCTTTTTAGCCTTAACCTTTGACTATATTAATGGATTCCATGACACTGCCAATGCCATTGCCACCAGCGTATCAACACGGGCCTTGAGTCCTAAACATGCCGTTGTTTTGGCTGCGGCCTTTAATTTACTGGGTGCTTTGGTCAGTACAGGAGTGGCCCAAACCATTGCTAAGGATATCGTTTCACCGACGTTAACGACGCAAGAGGTCATTATAGCGGGTTTGCTGAGCGCCATTACTTGGAACCTTTTGACTTGGTATTTAGGAATTCCCAGCAGTTCTTCCCATGCAATTGTCGGAGGAATTGCCGGTGCGGCGGCAGCGAAAGCCGGATTTGCAGTTCTGCATTGGGAAGGCTTAGGCAAAATCATTACGGCCTTAATTTTCTCTCCGATTATCGGTATGATCTTAGGTTTTATCATTATGAAAGTGTTGAACATATTTTTCGGCAGTTTTTCACCATCGCGAGTTAATCATGGATTTAAGAAAATGCAGCTTCTTTCCGCAAGCATGCTAGCCTTTAATCATGGTTCCAATGATGCCCAAAAATCCATGGGGATTATAACAATGACTCTCATTGCCACAGGAATTCAGGCTCAGACAGTTCTGGCGCCTCCCCTTTGGGTTAAACTGGCTTGTGCTCTGGCTATGTCCCTTGGGACTGCCGCTGGGGGATGGAAAATCATTCATACCATGGGTGGCAAGATTTTTAAACTTGAACCTATCAACGGCTTTGCCGCAGATTTAAGTTCTTCCATTGTTATTTGGACTGCTACGGTATTTCCAAGCCTGCACCTCCCGGTATCGACGACGCATGTGGTTTCGGGTTCGATTATGGGGGTGGGCAGTGCGAAGAGAGTTTCGGCTGTACGCTGGGGCATTGCCCAACAAATGCTTATCGCTTGGGTTGTGACAATTCCCACAACTGCGGCTATTGCTGCCTTATACTATTTCGTTGTTTCGAGAATAATGTAA
- a CDS encoding DUF47 domain-containing protein, translating into MFGLSPKEDKFYLLFTQSTQIVSKTLIRLQDIMQQDSVSSEDAAQMHRFEHEADNVTNQIMERLNSTFITPLDREDIYKLAQVLDDIVDFAEGTVERMLLYRTGKPSLGAQELVHLVGLATQQIQAAFACLGNIHFKKTTILAAAEEIYHLESAGDKLYRQEVARLFEFEKDPIEIIKWKEILEHIETTLDHCESIADLLKSVVLKYD; encoded by the coding sequence ATGTTCGGTTTGTCACCAAAAGAGGATAAATTTTATTTACTCTTCACCCAAAGTACCCAGATCGTCTCCAAAACCTTAATAAGGCTCCAAGACATCATGCAGCAAGACTCTGTTTCCTCGGAAGATGCGGCTCAAATGCATCGATTCGAACATGAAGCAGATAATGTCACAAATCAAATCATGGAACGTCTTAACTCTACCTTTATCACACCCCTAGATCGTGAAGACATCTACAAACTTGCGCAAGTATTGGATGATATCGTCGATTTCGCCGAAGGCACCGTAGAACGCATGCTCTTGTACCGAACAGGAAAACCTTCCCTTGGAGCTCAGGAACTGGTACATTTAGTGGGACTGGCAACTCAGCAAATCCAAGCGGCTTTTGCGTGTTTAGGCAACATTCATTTTAAGAAAACCACGATTTTGGCGGCCGCTGAAGAAATCTATCATTTAGAGAGCGCCGGAGACAAGCTCTATCGCCAGGAAGTGGCGAGACTCTTCGAATTTGAGAAGGATCCTATCGAAATTATTAAGTGGAAAGAGATTCTAGAGCATATTGAAACGACGCTGGATCACTGCGAATCTATCGCCGATCTTCTCAAAAGTGTGGTTCTGAAATATGACTAA
- a CDS encoding bifunctional folylpolyglutamate synthase/dihydrofolate synthase, translating into MKSMELEHTYQASLDYLVNLTTFGMNFGLERIRELLKRLGNPEKKLQVVHVGGTNGKGSTTVMVARILREAGYKVGVFTSPHLHDYRERITINGQMIPKEWVVQMISILRPHLEDMVAEGFEHPTEFEVSTALAFLYFAQEEIDYAIVEVGLGGAIDSTNVVTPLISVITNVAMDHMDYLGPDVVSIAKVKAGIIKPESLVVTAAQDPDVIQVLRDTAKANNVPLFIVGEDVHWESIWSGELEQEFDLVGLHSTYYKLRLHLIGPHQLRNAATAVTVCELLQSNCGVIIPREAVYAGLRNVEWPGRLEMLSLNPKILLDGAHNVDGARALAEALPLYSRDRLILCMGMLADKEREKVVDMLVPMAEEIVITRPNSPRAGDWLALGKLAEQHGRPVQCIEDPKEAVIYALSRLGEKDMLCVTGSLYMLADARQALIEELKKK; encoded by the coding sequence ATGAAATCAATGGAACTTGAGCATACGTACCAAGCTAGTCTTGATTACCTTGTCAACCTAACAACTTTTGGGATGAACTTTGGCTTGGAGAGAATCCGAGAACTGCTTAAAAGGTTAGGGAATCCGGAAAAGAAACTGCAGGTTGTTCATGTGGGGGGGACCAATGGCAAAGGCTCTACGACAGTTATGGTTGCCCGAATATTACGGGAAGCGGGTTATAAGGTCGGTGTTTTTACCTCTCCTCATCTCCATGATTATCGTGAGCGTATAACGATCAATGGACAAATGATTCCTAAAGAATGGGTAGTTCAGATGATTTCCATTCTCCGTCCCCATTTGGAGGATATGGTTGCCGAAGGATTTGAACACCCTACAGAATTTGAGGTAAGTACCGCCCTGGCCTTCCTTTATTTCGCTCAAGAAGAAATTGATTATGCAATCGTTGAAGTTGGCCTGGGAGGAGCTATTGATTCCACCAACGTGGTAACTCCTCTAATTTCGGTCATTACCAATGTAGCCATGGATCATATGGATTATCTGGGTCCTGATGTGGTATCTATTGCCAAAGTTAAGGCGGGAATTATTAAACCGGAGTCTTTGGTCGTCACAGCAGCTCAGGATCCTGATGTTATTCAAGTGTTGCGTGATACGGCGAAAGCCAACAATGTACCCCTCTTTATCGTGGGTGAGGATGTTCACTGGGAAAGTATATGGAGCGGTGAACTGGAACAGGAATTTGATCTTGTGGGGCTGCATTCTACGTATTATAAATTACGTCTGCATCTTATTGGGCCTCACCAATTGCGCAACGCTGCAACGGCCGTGACGGTCTGTGAACTTCTGCAAAGCAACTGCGGAGTGATTATTCCGCGGGAAGCTGTCTATGCCGGGCTGCGTAATGTTGAATGGCCGGGACGATTAGAAATGCTTTCTCTTAATCCTAAAATTCTTTTGGATGGGGCTCATAATGTTGATGGGGCCCGAGCCTTAGCAGAGGCGCTTCCGCTTTATTCCCGGGACCGCCTTATCCTCTGTATGGGAATGCTGGCAGATAAGGAACGGGAAAAGGTTGTGGATATGCTTGTACCCATGGCGGAAGAGATTGTTATAACCCGTCCCAATTCTCCGCGGGCTGGGGATTGGTTAGCCTTAGGGAAGCTTGCTGAACAGCACGGACGTCCGGTTCAATGTATTGAAGATCCTAAAGAGGCCGTTATCTACGCCCTGAGTCGTCTGGGAGAAAAGGACATGCTCTGTGTTACGGGTTCCCTCTACATGCTTGCAGATGCCCGTCAAGCCCTAATTGAGGAGTTAAAGAAAAAATAA
- a CDS encoding valine--tRNA ligase produces MDETKKTEMIEMAKAYDSSQVEGKWYQFWEENGFFHSEVDDTKKPFSIVMPPPNVTGALHLGHAMDGTIQDILTRYKRMRGFNTLWLPGTDHAGIATQAKVEAQIVKEGTSRQELGRDKFLERVWDWKQQYGGRITQQLRRLGASCDWDRERFTMDEGCSKAVREAFVSLYRKGLIYRGNYIVNWCPKCHTTISDIEVEHVDSEGHLYHLSYPVKDSLETLVVATTRPETMLGDTAVAVHPEDERYQHLIGKTLILPLVDREIPIIADEYVDREFGTGAVKITPAHDPNDFEVGLRHQLPQIAVMDKEARMNEQAGKYQGLDRFEARKAIVEDLKTAGVLVKIDNHAHAVGECYRCSTVIEPMVSKQWFVKMEPLAKPAIEVINDGRLGFVPDRFDKIYLGWMENIRDWCISRQLWWGHRIPVWYCEDCGQEICAQEDPTNCPSCGSEHLKQDPDVLDTWFSSGLWPFSTMGWPEKTPELQQFYPTTVLVTGRDIIFFWVARMIFMAMEFMKEVPFPKVMIHGLVLDAKGRKMSKSLGNGVDPIEVIEQYGADTLRFMLITGNTPGNDLRFHPERLEATRNFCNKIWNASRFVLMNLEDYEAGPRGELTLADRWILTRYASTIEKTTEALEAFDLGEAGRILYEFIWNEFCDWYIELSKPRLYNKEDALARHTAQSILLEVLEGTLRLLHPFMPFLTEEIWQNLPVQGKSIMMQSWPEVPAYHDEEAVKSMTLLMEAIKAIRNIRAEMKVSPGQKVEILMLASDANQRRVLENGKADILKLAGGASVELFETMAEKPSQAASAVLEGVEIYLPLKGLMDLDKEIARLEKEITLVLGEQKVLEAKLNNPGFVGKAPAAVVAKERERAEGLAARKAALEERLKELQQS; encoded by the coding sequence ATGGATGAAACTAAGAAAACGGAAATGATAGAGATGGCTAAGGCTTATGACTCGAGCCAAGTTGAGGGAAAGTGGTATCAATTCTGGGAGGAGAATGGATTTTTTCATTCGGAGGTCGATGACACGAAAAAGCCTTTCAGTATTGTCATGCCGCCGCCGAATGTTACGGGAGCTTTACACTTGGGCCATGCCATGGATGGAACGATCCAAGATATTTTAACAAGATATAAACGGATGCGCGGCTTTAATACTCTTTGGCTGCCCGGAACAGATCATGCTGGGATCGCTACTCAAGCGAAAGTAGAGGCTCAGATCGTTAAAGAAGGTACAAGCCGGCAGGAACTTGGGCGGGACAAATTCCTGGAACGGGTCTGGGATTGGAAACAACAGTATGGCGGACGCATTACCCAACAACTTCGGCGTTTAGGGGCTTCCTGTGACTGGGACCGAGAACGGTTTACTATGGACGAAGGCTGTTCAAAAGCGGTGCGGGAAGCTTTTGTATCCTTGTATCGTAAAGGTTTGATATACCGCGGGAATTATATCGTCAATTGGTGTCCAAAGTGTCATACCACCATTTCCGATATCGAAGTGGAGCATGTGGACAGCGAAGGACACTTGTATCATTTGAGTTACCCTGTAAAAGACAGCTTAGAAACCTTGGTTGTTGCCACCACAAGGCCGGAAACGATGCTGGGGGATACGGCAGTGGCTGTCCATCCGGAGGATGAGCGATATCAGCATTTAATCGGCAAAACCCTGATTTTGCCTTTAGTGGACCGGGAAATCCCGATTATCGCCGATGAGTATGTGGATCGGGAGTTTGGCACCGGCGCTGTGAAAATTACCCCGGCTCATGATCCTAACGACTTTGAAGTAGGGCTGCGTCATCAGCTTCCCCAAATTGCCGTAATGGATAAAGAAGCCAGAATGAATGAACAGGCTGGAAAATATCAAGGGCTGGATCGCTTTGAAGCTCGCAAGGCAATTGTCGAAGACCTGAAAACAGCAGGAGTCTTGGTTAAAATTGATAACCATGCCCATGCTGTAGGTGAATGCTATCGTTGTTCGACGGTGATTGAACCTATGGTCAGCAAACAATGGTTTGTGAAAATGGAGCCTTTGGCCAAGCCGGCCATCGAAGTTATTAACGACGGGCGTCTGGGGTTTGTGCCGGACCGTTTTGATAAAATCTATCTGGGCTGGATGGAAAACATTCGTGATTGGTGTATTTCGCGTCAGCTGTGGTGGGGACATCGTATACCGGTATGGTATTGTGAGGATTGCGGTCAGGAGATCTGTGCGCAAGAAGACCCGACGAACTGTCCCTCTTGCGGAAGTGAGCATCTGAAGCAAGATCCGGATGTCCTGGATACTTGGTTTTCCTCGGGACTTTGGCCTTTTTCCACCATGGGCTGGCCGGAAAAAACACCGGAATTGCAGCAGTTTTATCCGACAACGGTGTTGGTTACCGGCAGGGATATTATCTTTTTCTGGGTCGCGCGCATGATCTTTATGGCTATGGAATTTATGAAAGAAGTGCCTTTCCCGAAGGTAATGATCCACGGCCTGGTGCTCGATGCAAAAGGCCGTAAAATGAGCAAGTCTCTGGGCAACGGGGTTGACCCCATTGAAGTGATTGAACAGTATGGAGCGGATACGCTGCGTTTCATGTTAATTACCGGCAACACCCCGGGCAATGATTTGCGCTTCCATCCGGAACGACTGGAAGCAACACGGAATTTCTGCAATAAGATTTGGAATGCTTCCCGCTTTGTTCTGATGAATTTAGAAGACTACGAGGCCGGGCCGCGGGGAGAACTTACCCTGGCAGACCGCTGGATCTTAACGCGTTACGCCTCCACCATCGAGAAAACCACAGAAGCTCTGGAAGCCTTCGATCTGGGCGAGGCCGGCAGAATTCTCTATGAATTTATTTGGAATGAATTCTGTGATTGGTATATTGAACTCAGTAAGCCCCGGCTCTATAACAAAGAAGATGCTCTCGCCCGACACACCGCTCAGTCTATTCTCCTCGAAGTTCTTGAAGGGACACTGCGTTTGCTGCATCCCTTTATGCCCTTCCTGACGGAGGAAATCTGGCAAAACCTCCCCGTTCAGGGCAAAAGCATTATGATGCAGTCATGGCCCGAAGTACCAGCCTATCATGACGAAGAGGCCGTGAAAAGCATGACTCTTCTAATGGAGGCGATTAAAGCAATTCGTAATATCCGAGCTGAAATGAAAGTATCGCCCGGCCAAAAAGTAGAGATTCTGATGCTTGCCTCCGATGCAAACCAACGCCGGGTTTTGGAAAATGGAAAAGCGGATATTCTAAAGTTAGCCGGTGGGGCGAGTGTGGAACTGTTCGAAACCATGGCTGAGAAACCCTCACAGGCAGCAAGCGCTGTTTTAGAAGGAGTGGAAATTTATCTTCCTCTGAAAGGCCTTATGGATCTGGATAAGGAAATAGCCCGTTTAGAGAAGGAGATAACCCTCGTACTTGGTGAACAAAAGGTTCTGGAAGCCAAACTCAATAATCCGGGCTTTGTCGGCAAGGCGCCGGCAGCTGTTGTGGCTAAAGAACGCGAAAGGGCGGAAGGCTTAGCCGCTCGAAAAGCAGCTTTAGAAGAACGTCTGAAGGAATTGCAGCAGAGTTAA
- a CDS encoding FMN-binding glutamate synthase family protein — protein sequence MLQTALLVIALSALGAFLAGVLLLGLLFFIGKRLFRTIVQRLFGLVIERLLEDKYHENLMELWSAVRRTSVQTILEISLRAEKGKLIERPLGSPRRFPHFDTLMFVPGQMARLPKEANVAVDMKVTLGPKAQKPLTIETPLMISGMGYGIGLSEQAKRALAKAAKQLQTATNSGEGPYLAEERQEAGKFIWQISRSPWGHSPEAIAAADMLEVQMGQGTRMGPFTVEPNAVKGKAQKLMGISPVETLVTPAVIPGIQSPWDWIKYVKDLRGEAGGIPIGLKLMATGAIERDLAVALEAGFDVIVVDGAQGGASGASPMICDDLGIPSLLALVRAERFLCEQGARKEVSLVVAGGYATSGECLKALTLGADAVYLGTVPLFALVHRQIHKILPWEPLTQLVWYNSPYKDRLDINLASQSVANVFKSMTLEMEEGVRALGKTSLSELGPNDLVALDDWTAKVTGVKPAYTYQEVFGSKK from the coding sequence TTGCTTCAGACTGCTCTGCTCGTTATCGCTCTTTCAGCCTTAGGAGCATTCTTGGCAGGAGTTTTACTCTTGGGATTGCTGTTTTTTATAGGCAAACGGTTGTTTCGCACCATTGTCCAGCGGCTTTTCGGCTTGGTGATCGAAAGGCTGCTTGAAGATAAGTATCATGAAAATCTGATGGAGCTATGGAGTGCTGTACGCCGCACTTCGGTACAAACAATCTTGGAAATCAGTTTACGAGCAGAAAAAGGCAAGCTTATTGAACGCCCTCTCGGTTCTCCCAGACGATTTCCTCATTTCGATACTTTAATGTTTGTTCCCGGGCAGATGGCCCGCCTGCCTAAAGAAGCAAACGTAGCTGTTGATATGAAAGTGACTCTTGGGCCCAAAGCACAAAAACCATTAACGATAGAAACTCCCCTGATGATTTCAGGCATGGGGTACGGAATAGGACTCAGTGAACAAGCTAAGCGAGCCTTGGCAAAAGCCGCTAAACAACTTCAAACGGCCACGAATTCCGGAGAGGGTCCTTACTTGGCTGAGGAACGTCAGGAAGCGGGAAAGTTCATTTGGCAAATAAGCAGAAGCCCCTGGGGGCATTCTCCTGAGGCTATAGCAGCGGCAGATATGCTCGAAGTTCAGATGGGACAGGGGACACGTATGGGTCCTTTTACCGTTGAACCCAATGCTGTCAAGGGAAAGGCTCAAAAACTCATGGGTATCTCTCCCGTGGAAACATTAGTTACCCCTGCGGTAATCCCGGGAATTCAAAGTCCCTGGGATTGGATCAAGTACGTTAAGGATTTAAGAGGAGAAGCAGGAGGTATACCTATTGGCCTCAAACTCATGGCCACCGGTGCGATCGAAAGAGATTTAGCAGTGGCTTTAGAGGCGGGCTTTGATGTGATTGTTGTTGACGGGGCCCAGGGCGGCGCCTCGGGGGCTTCTCCCATGATTTGTGATGATTTAGGGATTCCCAGCTTACTAGCCTTAGTTCGGGCGGAACGATTTCTTTGTGAGCAAGGTGCCCGTAAAGAGGTGAGCCTGGTTGTTGCCGGTGGGTATGCGACCAGCGGTGAATGTTTGAAAGCCTTAACTCTGGGAGCCGATGCGGTCTATTTAGGAACCGTTCCCTTGTTTGCCTTAGTACACCGGCAAATTCATAAAATACTTCCCTGGGAACCTTTAACTCAATTGGTTTGGTACAATTCTCCCTATAAAGATCGGCTTGACATTAATTTAGCCAGCCAAAGCGTTGCCAACGTTTTCAAGTCGATGACTTTGGAAATGGAGGAAGGTGTACGGGCTTTGGGAAAAACGTCTTTGTCTGAGCTGGGCCCCAATGACCTTGTAGCTTTGGATGATTGGACGGCCAAAGTAACCGGAGTAAAACCTGCTTATACATACCAGGAAGTGTTTGGTTCCAAAAAATGA
- a CDS encoding nitroreductase family protein produces the protein MNFLELAQTRRSLRTYLDKPVEREKLEYVLETARLAPSWKNMQCWRFIVVEDAAGRAALAETMGETNPGRKALTGAPIVIVLCAVPKESEIWEGKDFMMLDAGLAMEHLVLAATEQGLGTCWQGLFTEQKAREALQIPEDVRVLAMTPLGYAAEERRPRPRKAMSEIVFHGKWGRE, from the coding sequence ATGAATTTTCTTGAATTAGCTCAGACCCGCAGAAGTTTGCGTACTTATCTCGATAAGCCTGTAGAGCGTGAAAAGTTGGAATACGTTCTGGAAACAGCCCGTTTAGCACCTTCTTGGAAGAATATGCAATGTTGGCGTTTTATTGTTGTTGAAGACGCAGCAGGAAGAGCAGCGCTGGCCGAGACCATGGGAGAAACAAATCCTGGACGAAAAGCCTTAACGGGAGCGCCTATTGTTATCGTGCTCTGCGCAGTGCCTAAGGAATCGGAAATCTGGGAAGGTAAAGATTTCATGATGCTCGATGCGGGGCTTGCCATGGAACATCTTGTTTTAGCTGCGACAGAGCAGGGGCTTGGCACTTGCTGGCAGGGCTTGTTCACGGAACAAAAGGCTCGAGAAGCCCTGCAGATTCCTGAGGATGTTCGGGTACTAGCCATGACTCCGCTGGGGTATGCAGCGGAGGAACGACGCCCGCGGCCCCGCAAAGCTATGTCGGAGATTGTTTTTCACGGTAAATGGGGTCGGGAATAA
- a CDS encoding TIGR04086 family membrane protein: MLSFVLRGITTALLVTLLTLLAGIVWGAMGLGGLSVSNLVDIGLLASCLIGGYRASRESGELLLGGVTGVGYVTVGTLLLALFLPIRVWGFIQVLGEGAILGTIAGAFGAGGSRRGNVRSAWAGRRTKGDQWSNYNEYGREEQTGRDFEWDTKDFDSSKETLPAGDDIDDDYWKTDSDKGACDSDLGIESRLDFGKDFEKDYETHYETHPGANSGPYSGANLKSDIAGHLSSDFGANSEIDWPWNRKRESAKPRKTEPLKLEPSQGMKEDKPWWE, from the coding sequence ATGCTTTCATTTGTTCTGAGGGGAATTACAACTGCTTTGCTGGTGACGCTTTTAACTCTTCTCGCTGGAATAGTTTGGGGAGCGATGGGATTAGGGGGGCTGAGCGTTTCTAATCTCGTAGATATTGGACTTCTGGCAAGCTGCTTAATAGGGGGATACCGAGCTTCTCGAGAAAGCGGGGAATTATTGCTGGGTGGAGTTACGGGAGTTGGGTATGTAACAGTAGGGACCCTCTTGTTGGCTTTGTTTCTGCCGATCAGAGTATGGGGCTTTATTCAAGTTTTGGGAGAAGGGGCGATTCTGGGAACTATTGCCGGGGCTTTTGGGGCAGGAGGTTCGCGGCGGGGAAATGTTAGAAGTGCATGGGCAGGCAGGAGGACAAAAGGTGATCAGTGGTCAAATTATAATGAATATGGACGTGAGGAACAGACGGGCCGTGATTTTGAGTGGGATACAAAGGACTTTGACTCATCAAAAGAAACTTTACCCGCCGGTGATGACATAGATGATGATTATTGGAAAACAGACTCGGATAAGGGAGCTTGTGATTCGGATTTAGGGATTGAATCTCGGCTGGATTTTGGAAAGGATTTTGAAAAAGATTATGAAACACATTATGAAACACATCCAGGGGCCAATTCAGGACCGTATTCGGGAGCAAATTTGAAGTCTGATATAGCCGGCCATTTAAGCTCTGATTTTGGAGCGAATTCGGAGATTGATTGGCCCTGGAATAGGAAGCGTGAGAGTGCAAAGCCGCGAAAAACAGAGCCTTTAAAACTTGAGCCATCTCAGGGAATGAAGGAAGATAAACCTTGGTGGGAGTAA
- a CDS encoding ferritin family protein, which yields MDYARYVVQAGDTIYKISRAYSIEMSEIIQLNHLKHPDRIYAGQILLLPVSRTQEPAPGEIPEPNFTYAIWLYEAYAGSDSELTAITTYLYQAVLLDRPEFDSLLRPIAYDEMRHLEKLAQALRYLGVDPRYGSLSSGHWVDWRSRFINYTSELCALLDNNIEDEAKAHRHYLELAQKIPIPEIQKILTEMAADEERHYYLFCQAKQQYCTDCATVPTDDSIQSVQQAPPEGTIG from the coding sequence ATGGATTATGCACGCTATGTAGTGCAAGCAGGGGATACTATTTATAAAATCTCCAGAGCCTACTCAATCGAGATGTCGGAGATTATTCAACTTAACCATCTTAAACATCCCGATCGCATTTACGCCGGTCAGATACTGCTGCTTCCTGTTTCAAGAACTCAGGAACCTGCTCCCGGAGAAATACCTGAACCAAATTTTACATACGCCATTTGGCTCTACGAGGCCTATGCCGGGTCGGATTCAGAACTAACCGCAATTACGACGTATCTTTACCAGGCTGTGTTGTTGGATCGCCCGGAATTCGATTCTCTGTTAAGACCTATTGCCTATGATGAAATGCGTCATCTGGAAAAACTGGCTCAAGCCTTAAGGTATCTGGGGGTTGATCCCAGGTACGGTTCATTGAGCAGCGGACACTGGGTTGACTGGCGCTCTCGCTTCATCAACTACACCAGTGAGCTTTGCGCCCTTCTTGACAATAATATTGAGGACGAAGCAAAAGCCCATCGTCACTACCTAGAACTTGCCCAGAAAATACCCATACCGGAAATACAAAAAATATTAACCGAAATGGCGGCCGACGAAGAACGACATTACTATCTTTTCTGCCAGGCTAAGCAGCAATATTGTACCGACTGTGCCACAGTCCCCACAGACGATTCCATTCAATCAGTACAGCAAGCACCCCCTGAAGGTACCATAGGTTAA